The Raphanus sativus cultivar WK10039 chromosome 2, ASM80110v3, whole genome shotgun sequence genome includes a region encoding these proteins:
- the LOC130508652 gene encoding LOW QUALITY PROTEIN: cytochrome P450 71A1-like (The sequence of the model RefSeq protein was modified relative to this genomic sequence to represent the inferred CDS: inserted 2 bases in 1 codon) produces the protein ILDLLVGTFVAAIESVVLELEWLFVELIKHPEVLKKAQEEVQRVVGTKSKITINEIDQMHYLRCIIKETMRVHPQGIVPRETSSKWIKVGGHDIPPNTKVLVNLFAVQRDPKDWEKPDEFIPERFMEKNIDFMGKEGYGPLXFGRRNCPGTAYGVAFQITFYFWL, from the exons ATTCTTGATTTACTTGTGGGCACGTTTGTTGCAGCTATAGAATCAGTAGTACTGGAGCTTGAGTGGCTATTTGTGGAACTTATCAAGCATCCTGAAGTTTTAAAGAAAGCACAAGAAGAAGTACAACGTGTAGTTGGGACAAAGTCCAAGATAACCATTAATGAAATAGATCAAATGCATTATTTGAGATGTATCATTAAGGAGACAATGAGGGTTCACCCTCAAGGCATAGTTCCACGAGAGACATCATCAAAGTGGATAAAAGTAGGTGGCCACGACATCCCTCCAAATACCAAAGTATTGGTGAATCTCTTTGCGGTCCAACGTGATCCTAAGGACTGGGAGAAACCAGATGAATTTATCCCCGAGAGGTTCATGGAAAAGAACATTGACTTCATGGGAAAGGAAGGGTATGGTCCGTT GTTTGGTCGTAGGAACTGTCCTGGTACGGCTTATGGTGTAGCGTTTCAAATAACATTTTACTTTTggttataa
- the LOC108829811 gene encoding folylpolyglutamate synthase isoform X2 translates to MAASGDLYEEALAALSSLITKRSRADKSNKGDRFELVFDYLKILDLEEDMLKMKVIHVAGTKGKGSTCAFTESILRSYGFRTGLFTSPHLIDVRERFRLDGKDISEEKFLCYFWWCYNRLKERTNEEIPMPTYFRFLALLAFKIFAAEEVDAAILEVGLGGKFDATNAVQKPVVCGISSLGYDHMEILGDTLGKIAGEKAGIFKLGVPAFTVPQPDEAMRVLEEKASELNVNLEVVQPLTARQLSGQKLGLDGDHQYLNARLAVSLASTWLHQIGKLEVPSLTQMSILPENIIKGLATASLQGRAQVVPDQFIETRTSGDLVFYLDGAHSPESMEVCAKWFSLAVKGGNQSALSEHLVNGGSSGSSHDKCSGEENCQQILLFNCMSVRDPNLLLPHLRNTCANNGVRFKKALFVPNMSVYHKVGTAADLSENDPHVDLSWQLTLQKVWEGLVHSEREGEEDIENNDKSRNSEVFTSLPMAIKWLRDSVHESSSATRFQVLVTGSLHLVGDVLRLIRK, encoded by the exons ATGGCAGCTTCAG GAGATTTGTATGAGGAGGCGTTGGCTGCTTTGTCTTCTCTGATAACGAAGAGAAGTCGTGCTGATAAGAGCAACAAAGGGGATCGCTTCGAGCTTGTCTTTGATTATCTTAag ATACTTGACCTGGAAGAAGACATGTTAAAGATGAAAGTTATTCATGTCGCTGGAACCAAAGGCAAG GGATCCACATGTGCCTTTACTGAGTCTATTTTACGAAGCTATGGCTTCCGAACTGGACTCTTCACTTCACCTCACCTCATTGATGTCCGTGAAAGATTTCGCTTGGATGG TAAGGACATTAGCGAGGAGAAATTTTTGTGTTATTTCTGGTGGTGCTATAACAGGCTTAAG GAGAGAACTAACGAGGAGATACCAATGCCTACATATTTCCGCTTCCTTGCGTTGCtagcttttaaaatatttgcTGCAGAAGAG GTAGATGCTGCTATATTGGAGGTTGGATTAGGTGGGAAGTTTGATGCCACCAATGCG GTTCAGAAACCTGTGGTGTGTGGTATTTCTTCACTTGGATATGACCACATGGAAATTCTAG GTGATACACTTGGCAAAATTGCTGGTGAGAAGGCTGGAATTTTCAAG CTAGGAGTTCCAGCTTTCACCGTACCTCAACCTGATGAAGCCATGCGTGTCCTTGAAGAGAAAGCTTCTGAATTAAAT GTGAATCTCGAAGTGGTGCAACCACTAACCGCAAGGCAGTTAAGTGGTCAGAAACTTGGTCTTGATGGGGATCACCAATATCTCAATGCTCGTCTAGCAGTTTCCCTTGCCTCTACCTGGCTTCATCAAATTGGTAAACTTGAAGTTCCCAGTCTGACTCAGATG AGCATTCTGCCTGAGAATATCATCAAAGGGTTAGCTACAGCGAGTTTGCAAGGACGAGCACAGGTCGTCCCTGATCAATTTATTGAAACTAGGACTTCAGGTGATCTAGTTTTTTATCTGGATGGAGCTCACAGTCCAGAAAGCATGGAAGTATGCGCCAAATGGTTTTCTTTGGCGGTCAAGGGAGGCAATCAATCAGCGCTTTCAGAACATTTGGTTAATGGTGGCTCCTCAGGTTCCTCTCATGATAAATGTTCAGGAGAAGAAAACTGCCAACAG ATATTGCTATTTAACTGCATGTCAGTTCGGGACCCAAATCTGCTGCTTCCACATCTAAGGAATACATGCGCAAACAAtg GTGTCCGTTTCAAGAAGGCATTGTTTGTACCAAACATGTCGGTGTATCACAAGGTTGGTACAGCGGCGGACTTGTCAGAGAATGATCCACATGTTGACTTGTCATGGCAGTTGACACTCCAGAAAGTTTGGGAAGGCCTTGTCCACAGCGAAAGAG aaggagaagaagatatagaaaataatgataaaagTAGAAATAGTGAGGTGTTTACTTCACTCCCTATGGCAATTAAATGGCTAAGGGATAGTGTACATGAGAGTAGCTCAGCCACACGTTTCCAG gtTCTTGTAACTGGTTCGTTACATCTTGTAGGTGATGTATTGAGATTAATCAGAAAATGA
- the LOC108829811 gene encoding folylpolyglutamate synthase isoform X1 gives MAASVTGDLYEEALAALSSLITKRSRADKSNKGDRFELVFDYLKILDLEEDMLKMKVIHVAGTKGKGSTCAFTESILRSYGFRTGLFTSPHLIDVRERFRLDGKDISEEKFLCYFWWCYNRLKERTNEEIPMPTYFRFLALLAFKIFAAEEVDAAILEVGLGGKFDATNAVQKPVVCGISSLGYDHMEILGDTLGKIAGEKAGIFKLGVPAFTVPQPDEAMRVLEEKASELNVNLEVVQPLTARQLSGQKLGLDGDHQYLNARLAVSLASTWLHQIGKLEVPSLTQMSILPENIIKGLATASLQGRAQVVPDQFIETRTSGDLVFYLDGAHSPESMEVCAKWFSLAVKGGNQSALSEHLVNGGSSGSSHDKCSGEENCQQILLFNCMSVRDPNLLLPHLRNTCANNGVRFKKALFVPNMSVYHKVGTAADLSENDPHVDLSWQLTLQKVWEGLVHSEREGEEDIENNDKSRNSEVFTSLPMAIKWLRDSVHESSSATRFQVLVTGSLHLVGDVLRLIRK, from the exons ATGGCAGCTTCAG TTACAGGAGATTTGTATGAGGAGGCGTTGGCTGCTTTGTCTTCTCTGATAACGAAGAGAAGTCGTGCTGATAAGAGCAACAAAGGGGATCGCTTCGAGCTTGTCTTTGATTATCTTAag ATACTTGACCTGGAAGAAGACATGTTAAAGATGAAAGTTATTCATGTCGCTGGAACCAAAGGCAAG GGATCCACATGTGCCTTTACTGAGTCTATTTTACGAAGCTATGGCTTCCGAACTGGACTCTTCACTTCACCTCACCTCATTGATGTCCGTGAAAGATTTCGCTTGGATGG TAAGGACATTAGCGAGGAGAAATTTTTGTGTTATTTCTGGTGGTGCTATAACAGGCTTAAG GAGAGAACTAACGAGGAGATACCAATGCCTACATATTTCCGCTTCCTTGCGTTGCtagcttttaaaatatttgcTGCAGAAGAG GTAGATGCTGCTATATTGGAGGTTGGATTAGGTGGGAAGTTTGATGCCACCAATGCG GTTCAGAAACCTGTGGTGTGTGGTATTTCTTCACTTGGATATGACCACATGGAAATTCTAG GTGATACACTTGGCAAAATTGCTGGTGAGAAGGCTGGAATTTTCAAG CTAGGAGTTCCAGCTTTCACCGTACCTCAACCTGATGAAGCCATGCGTGTCCTTGAAGAGAAAGCTTCTGAATTAAAT GTGAATCTCGAAGTGGTGCAACCACTAACCGCAAGGCAGTTAAGTGGTCAGAAACTTGGTCTTGATGGGGATCACCAATATCTCAATGCTCGTCTAGCAGTTTCCCTTGCCTCTACCTGGCTTCATCAAATTGGTAAACTTGAAGTTCCCAGTCTGACTCAGATG AGCATTCTGCCTGAGAATATCATCAAAGGGTTAGCTACAGCGAGTTTGCAAGGACGAGCACAGGTCGTCCCTGATCAATTTATTGAAACTAGGACTTCAGGTGATCTAGTTTTTTATCTGGATGGAGCTCACAGTCCAGAAAGCATGGAAGTATGCGCCAAATGGTTTTCTTTGGCGGTCAAGGGAGGCAATCAATCAGCGCTTTCAGAACATTTGGTTAATGGTGGCTCCTCAGGTTCCTCTCATGATAAATGTTCAGGAGAAGAAAACTGCCAACAG ATATTGCTATTTAACTGCATGTCAGTTCGGGACCCAAATCTGCTGCTTCCACATCTAAGGAATACATGCGCAAACAAtg GTGTCCGTTTCAAGAAGGCATTGTTTGTACCAAACATGTCGGTGTATCACAAGGTTGGTACAGCGGCGGACTTGTCAGAGAATGATCCACATGTTGACTTGTCATGGCAGTTGACACTCCAGAAAGTTTGGGAAGGCCTTGTCCACAGCGAAAGAG aaggagaagaagatatagaaaataatgataaaagTAGAAATAGTGAGGTGTTTACTTCACTCCCTATGGCAATTAAATGGCTAAGGGATAGTGTACATGAGAGTAGCTCAGCCACACGTTTCCAG gtTCTTGTAACTGGTTCGTTACATCTTGTAGGTGATGTATTGAGATTAATCAGAAAATGA
- the LOC108828062 gene encoding PRA1 family protein A2, with product MDWDNVAAEDVMEALREVEWSTPPRSFGEFFSRFAFPRSFSKWKSRLKCNLYYYRTNYFILVIFVLGLALITRPLAIVGAAFTALSIAFLNDSFAATFNEKCIRTIRLFSPHLAAKMRPPHMPVIRGRSAARKTVYVCGKPRWVFVVIFLTASLVMWFSSCGLLWVLYALLTSLIVVIVHASVRTPNLKARLNTFREEFRAVWRNYSEL from the exons ATGGATTGGGACAACGTAGCAGCTGAGGATGTGATGGAGGCGCTGAGAGAAGTCGAATGGTCGACGCCTCCTCGTTCTTTCGGAGAGTTCTTCTCTAGATTCGCGTTCCCTCGCTCTTTCTCTAAGTGGAAGAGCCGTCTCAAATGCAATCTCTACTA TTATCGGACGAATTACTTTATCCTGGTGATTTTCGTTCTGG GTCTTGCTTTGATTACAAGACCATTGGCTATTGTGGGTGCTGCGTTTACGGCCCTAAGCATAGCTTTCCTTAACGACAG TTTTGCGGCTACTTTTAATGAGAAGTGTATAAGGACTATTAGGCTTTTCTCTCCACACTTGGCCGCAAAAATGAGGCCTCCCCACAT GCCAGTCATCCGTGGGAGATCAGCAGCAAGAAAGACAGTATACGTCTGTGGCAAACCACGATGGGTCTTTGTCGTCATTTTCCTAACAG CCAGTCTTGTCATGTGGTTTTCTTCCTGCGGCCTTTTGTGGGTCCTCTATGCACTTCTCACTTCCCTCATCG TGGTTATAGTTCATGCAAGCGTGAGAACACCAAATCTCAAGGCACGATTGAACACATTCCGTGAAGAGTTTCGGGCTGTCTGGCGTAACTACAGTGAACTTTAA